The following coding sequences are from one Leptolyngbya sp. NIES-3755 window:
- a CDS encoding DoxX family protein (similar to AA sequence:cyanobase_aa:LBDG_40340) translates to MAQPLLVRYSSYIYAVLRVIVGLSFALHGTQKVFGIPGNKAPMPIASLLGVGGLIELICGLLIALGLWASYAAFLASGEMAAAYFMVHASKGLLPIVNGGELSVLYCFLFLYIAAHGSGIWSVDAWISKTGSKRSPAVELENP, encoded by the coding sequence ATGGCACAACCGTTGCTTGTCCGCTACTCATCCTATATCTATGCAGTGTTGCGCGTGATTGTGGGACTGTCCTTTGCGCTTCATGGGACTCAAAAGGTCTTTGGTATTCCCGGCAATAAAGCGCCGATGCCGATCGCATCATTACTTGGTGTAGGCGGACTGATCGAACTAATCTGCGGCTTACTCATTGCCTTGGGACTCTGGGCGAGCTATGCCGCATTTCTAGCAAGCGGTGAAATGGCAGCCGCATACTTTATGGTACACGCCTCAAAAGGGTTACTCCCGATCGTCAATGGCGGTGAGTTATCTGTCCTCTATTGTTTCCTGTTCCTCTACATTGCGGCGCACGGGTCAGGGATTTGGAGTGTAGACGCATGGATCAGCAAAACAGGCAGCAAGCGATCGCCTGCGGTTGAATTGGAAAATCCATAA